In Quercus robur chromosome 11, dhQueRobu3.1, whole genome shotgun sequence, the following proteins share a genomic window:
- the LOC126704963 gene encoding uncharacterized protein LOC126704963 — translation MAEKACLAIIYASQRLRHYFLAYEVWLMTKSHAIKALLQQPILSGRISQWLLQLSQYDLRMGTPRAVKSQAIADLLAQFPGEEEFPLDDEVPGEVAMAEEVREQWAMKFDGSSTTHSEGVGVVLYHEEDKAVALSFKLEFPCSNNTAEYETYLTGLVTALEMGVKHLKVSGDSNLVICQAK, via the coding sequence ATGGCAGAGAAAGCATGCCTAGCCATTATATACGCTTCACAGAGGTTGCGTCACTATTTCTTGGCCTACGAAGTATGGCTGATGACTAAGTCACATGCCATTAAAGCTCTGTTACAACAGCCGATTCTCTCCGGCAGGATATCTCAGTGGTTGCTACAATTATCACAATACGACTTGAGAATGGGGACACCTAGGGCAGTGAAAAGTCAGGCTATAGCAGATTTATTGGCGCAGTTTCCAGGAGAGGAAGAATTCCCACTAGATGATGAAGTTCCAGGGGAAGTAGCTATGGCAGAGGAAGTCAGGGAACAGTGGGCAATGAAATTCGATGGGTCTTCTACTACCCATTCCGAAGGGGTAGGAGTAGTTCTGTATCATGAGGAAGACAAGGCAGTGGCGCTGTCATTTAAGTTGGAATTCCCCTGTTCAAACAACACGGCGGAGTACGAGACCTATTTAACTGGGCTTGTCACGGCGCTCGAAATGGGAGTCAAACATTTGAAAGTATCGGGAGATTCGAACTTGGTCATTTGCCAGGCCAAATGA